From Nocardioides sp. HDW12B, the proteins below share one genomic window:
- a CDS encoding OFA family MFS transporter, whose product MAIDVLAREKTVAPTGYNRWLIPPAALAIHLCIGQVYATSVYKASLVAHFDTSLTNIGFIFSIAIVMLGLSAALFGTWVDSGGPRRAMVASAVCWSSGLLIGSAGIASTQLWLVYLGYGVIGGIGLGIGYISPVSTLMKWFPDRPGLATGLAIMGFGGGALVASAVSGKLLASFDGSFDPTDVTSVADGSAVASLFLVLGVVYLVVMLFGAYLVKVPADDWKPEGWSPQEDEKDAMKTTASVTVNNAMRTPQFWLLWTVLFCNVTAGIGILEQASLMIQDFFREGSETSVSSAAAAGFVGLLSVCNMLGRFVWSSTSDAVGRKAIYMVYLGLGTLLYAALAVVGGSSTLVFVLIAGVIISFYGGGFATIPAYLKDLFGTLQVGAIHGRLLTAWAAAGVVGPLIINGFLDAEGTPGELTADAYRPAFFTMVAILAVGFVANLLVRPVAEKFQEADRADAGDRAADRDDAQLTTQESTHSKKPLLAAIAWVVVGGPLLYGLIETARKTTTLFG is encoded by the coding sequence ATGGCGATCGACGTCCTCGCTCGGGAGAAGACCGTCGCTCCGACGGGTTACAACCGTTGGCTCATCCCCCCGGCGGCGCTCGCCATCCACCTGTGCATCGGCCAGGTCTACGCGACGAGCGTCTACAAGGCCTCGCTGGTCGCCCACTTCGACACCAGCCTGACCAACATCGGGTTCATCTTCTCGATCGCGATCGTGATGCTCGGCCTGTCGGCCGCCCTGTTCGGCACCTGGGTCGACAGCGGCGGCCCCCGCCGGGCGATGGTCGCCTCGGCGGTGTGCTGGTCCTCCGGTCTCCTCATCGGCAGCGCGGGCATCGCCTCGACCCAGCTGTGGCTGGTCTACCTCGGGTACGGCGTGATCGGCGGCATCGGCCTGGGCATCGGCTACATCTCCCCGGTCTCCACGCTGATGAAGTGGTTCCCCGACCGTCCGGGCCTGGCCACCGGGCTCGCCATCATGGGCTTCGGCGGCGGCGCCCTGGTCGCCTCGGCGGTCAGCGGCAAGCTCCTGGCCTCCTTCGACGGCAGCTTCGACCCGACCGACGTCACCTCAGTGGCCGACGGCTCGGCCGTGGCCAGCCTGTTCCTCGTCCTCGGCGTGGTCTACCTGGTGGTCATGCTCTTCGGCGCCTACCTCGTCAAGGTGCCCGCCGACGACTGGAAGCCCGAGGGCTGGTCGCCGCAGGAGGACGAGAAGGACGCGATGAAGACGACCGCGTCCGTCACCGTCAACAACGCGATGCGCACCCCGCAGTTCTGGCTGCTGTGGACGGTGCTGTTCTGCAACGTCACGGCTGGCATCGGCATCCTCGAGCAGGCCTCGCTGATGATCCAGGACTTCTTCCGCGAGGGCAGCGAGACCAGCGTCTCCTCGGCTGCGGCCGCCGGCTTCGTCGGGCTGCTGTCGGTGTGCAACATGCTCGGCCGCTTCGTGTGGTCGTCCACCTCCGACGCCGTGGGCCGCAAGGCGATCTACATGGTCTACCTCGGGCTCGGCACCTTGCTCTACGCAGCGCTGGCCGTCGTCGGCGGTTCGTCGACGCTCGTCTTCGTGCTCATCGCCGGCGTCATCATCTCCTTCTACGGCGGCGGTTTCGCCACGATCCCGGCCTACCTCAAGGACCTCTTCGGCACCCTCCAGGTCGGCGCCATCCACGGACGCCTGCTGACAGCCTGGGCCGCCGCGGGCGTGGTGGGGCCCCTCATCATCAACGGCTTCCTCGACGCCGAGGGCACGCCTGGCGAGCTGACCGCCGACGCGTACCGGCCCGCCTTCTTCACGATGGTGGCGATCCTCGCGGTCGGCTTCGTCGCCAACCTGCTCGTCCGGCCGGTCGCCGAGAAGTTCCAGGAGGCCGACCGGGCCGACGCGGGGGACCGAGCGGCCGACCGGGACGACGCGCAGCTCACCACGCAGGAGAGCACCCACAGCAAGAAGCCGCTGCTGGCGGCGATCGCGTGGGTGGTCGTGGGCGGTCCGCTGCTCTACGGCCTGATCGAGACGGCCCGGAAGACCACCACCCTGTTCGGCTGA
- a CDS encoding zinc-binding dehydrogenase, whose amino-acid sequence MRAAVLTRFGGPEAVELRDVPDPRPGPGQVLVRVSAAATNNTDLWTREGAYGLPGDPDALAGWLGPVDFPRVQGADVAGTVDVVGEGVDAALVGRRVLVDPATFDDPGARDGAHGGAHGGAHGGAHGGAHGESPRREPRLVAVLGSEHDGGFAELVVVDAEHVHDMTGSPLTDEELACLPIAYGTAMGMLERGEVVAGETVLVTGASGGVGLAAVQLAAARGCRVVAQTSAGKEELVREAGADAVVPRSGEGLAGLVPDGLDAVIDVVAGPQLDALLPQVREGGRWVVAGAVADPVVRLDLRRLYLGNRRLVGSTMHTAAHFAALAEEARAGSLAPRVARTFDLEQIHEAHAELATRSHVGKIVVRPRR is encoded by the coding sequence ATGCGCGCTGCGGTGCTGACCCGATTCGGCGGACCGGAGGCGGTCGAGCTGCGTGACGTGCCGGACCCGCGCCCGGGACCGGGACAGGTCCTCGTCCGGGTGTCGGCCGCCGCCACCAACAACACCGACCTGTGGACGCGCGAGGGTGCCTACGGACTGCCGGGGGACCCGGACGCGCTGGCCGGGTGGCTCGGGCCGGTCGACTTCCCGCGCGTCCAGGGCGCGGACGTGGCCGGCACGGTCGACGTCGTCGGTGAGGGCGTCGACGCTGCCCTCGTCGGGCGGCGGGTGCTCGTCGACCCGGCGACGTTCGACGACCCCGGTGCCCGTGACGGTGCCCACGGCGGCGCCCACGGCGGTGCCCACGGCGGTGCCCACGGCGGTGCCCACGGCGAGAGCCCGCGACGCGAGCCGCGCCTCGTGGCCGTGCTAGGCAGCGAGCACGACGGCGGCTTCGCCGAGCTCGTGGTCGTCGACGCCGAGCACGTCCACGACATGACGGGCTCGCCCCTCACCGACGAGGAGCTGGCCTGCCTCCCGATCGCCTACGGGACGGCGATGGGGATGCTGGAGCGCGGCGAGGTCGTCGCGGGGGAGACCGTCCTGGTGACGGGTGCGTCCGGTGGTGTGGGGCTCGCCGCCGTCCAGCTGGCCGCGGCCCGGGGGTGCCGCGTCGTGGCCCAGACGAGCGCGGGCAAGGAGGAGCTGGTCAGGGAGGCCGGCGCCGACGCGGTGGTCCCGCGGAGCGGTGAGGGGCTGGCCGGTCTCGTCCCTGACGGGCTGGACGCTGTGATCGACGTGGTGGCCGGTCCACAGCTGGACGCGCTGCTCCCGCAGGTGCGCGAGGGCGGACGGTGGGTGGTGGCCGGTGCCGTCGCCGACCCGGTCGTGCGGCTCGACCTCCGGCGGCTCTACCTCGGCAACCGGCGTCTCGTCGGCTCGACGATGCACACCGCGGCCCACTTCGCAGCCCTCGCCGAGGAGGCGCGGGCCGGGTCGCTGGCTCCGCGGGTCGCCCGGACCTTCGACCTCGAGCAGATCCACGAGGCCCACGCCGAGCTGGCCACCCGCAGCCACGTCGGCAAGATCGTGGTGCGGCCGCGACGCTGA
- a CDS encoding DNA-3-methyladenine glycosylase gives MSRVPSLAELLDGPVLEVAPRLLGSTLRHGGAGGADPPVAVRITEVEAYAGADDPGSHAFRGRTERTAVMFGPPGRLYVYFTYGMHHCCNVVVAGEGEAAAVLLRAGEVVEGLEVARARRTSSGGRTPPDRDLARGPARLCQALGIDRRHDGADLTGYEGGRDVERDPAVERGPVVEQGPVVEPGPVLVPGPAVGADAVSSGPRVGLRGAPERPWRFWLTGEATVSTYRPAAPVGRRRS, from the coding sequence GTGAGCCGGGTTCCGTCCCTCGCGGAGCTGCTGGACGGCCCGGTCCTCGAGGTCGCGCCCCGTCTGCTCGGCTCGACGCTGCGCCACGGCGGCGCGGGCGGAGCCGACCCTCCGGTCGCCGTGCGGATCACCGAGGTCGAGGCGTACGCCGGCGCCGACGACCCGGGCTCCCACGCCTTCCGGGGCCGGACGGAGCGGACCGCCGTCATGTTCGGACCGCCCGGGCGGCTCTACGTGTACTTCACCTACGGGATGCACCACTGCTGCAACGTGGTCGTGGCCGGCGAGGGTGAGGCCGCCGCCGTGCTGCTGCGGGCGGGCGAGGTGGTCGAGGGCCTCGAGGTGGCCCGCGCCCGCCGGACGTCGTCGGGTGGGCGCACGCCGCCCGACCGCGACCTCGCGCGCGGCCCGGCGCGGCTGTGCCAGGCGCTGGGCATCGACCGGCGACATGACGGGGCGGACCTCACCGGCTACGAGGGCGGGCGAGACGTCGAACGGGATCCCGCCGTCGAGCGGGGGCCCGTCGTCGAGCAGGGGCCCGTCGTCGAGCCGGGTCCCGTCCTGGTCCCGGGCCCGGCCGTCGGGGCCGACGCGGTGTCGAGCGGCCCCCGGGTGGGTCTGCGGGGCGCGCCCGAGAGGCCGTGGCGGTTCTGGCTGACCGGGGAGGCGACGGTGTCGACGTACCGCCCTGCCGCGCCGGTCGGCCGCCGCCGTTCCTGA
- the argH gene encoding argininosuccinate lyase encodes MLWGGRFDGGPSPALEALSRSTHFDWVLAPYDLAGSRAHARVLAAAGLLTDDELARMLTGIDDLDRAVAEGSFTAAPSDEDVHGALERGLVDLLGPDLGGKLRAGRSRNDQIATLFRLYLREHARTVAGMVLDLVDALSDQADAHLGAIMPGRTHLQHAQPVLLSHHLLAHAWPLVRDVARLRDWDARVAADSPYGSGALAGTSLGLDPEAVARDLGFDGSAPNSIDGVASRDVVAEIAFVLAMIGVDVSRQAEEVILWATKEFGFARLHDGYSTGSSIMPQKKNPDIAELARGKSGRLIGNLAGLLATLKALPLAYNRDLQEDKEPVLDSVTTLEVLLPAFTGQVATLVFDTARMAELAPQGFSLATDVAEWLVREGVPFREAHELAGACVRVCEQRGTELADLTDDDFAAIDPRLGPGVREVLTVEGSVASRDGRGGTAPDRVREQLAELRATVADHRTWIG; translated from the coding sequence ATGCTCTGGGGCGGCCGCTTCGACGGCGGTCCGAGCCCGGCGCTGGAGGCGTTGAGCCGCAGCACCCACTTCGACTGGGTGCTGGCGCCCTACGACCTCGCGGGGTCGCGGGCCCACGCCCGGGTGCTGGCCGCCGCCGGGCTGCTCACCGACGACGAGCTGGCGCGGATGCTCACCGGCATCGACGACCTCGACCGGGCCGTCGCCGAGGGGTCGTTCACCGCCGCGCCGAGCGACGAGGACGTCCACGGCGCGCTCGAGCGCGGGCTGGTGGACCTGCTCGGACCCGACCTGGGCGGCAAGCTCCGTGCGGGCCGCAGCCGCAACGACCAGATCGCGACGCTCTTCCGGCTCTACCTGCGTGAGCACGCGCGCACGGTGGCCGGGATGGTGCTCGACCTCGTCGACGCCCTGAGCGACCAGGCCGACGCCCACCTCGGCGCGATCATGCCGGGGCGCACGCACCTGCAGCACGCCCAGCCGGTGCTGCTGAGCCACCACCTGCTGGCGCACGCCTGGCCGCTGGTGCGGGACGTGGCACGGCTGCGTGACTGGGACGCGCGGGTCGCCGCCGACTCGCCGTACGGCTCCGGCGCGCTGGCCGGCACCAGCCTCGGGCTCGACCCGGAGGCGGTCGCGCGCGACCTCGGCTTCGACGGCTCGGCCCCCAACTCCATCGACGGCGTCGCGTCGCGCGACGTGGTGGCCGAGATCGCCTTCGTGCTGGCGATGATCGGCGTCGACGTCTCGCGGCAGGCCGAGGAGGTCATCCTCTGGGCGACCAAGGAGTTCGGCTTCGCGCGCCTGCACGACGGCTACTCGACCGGGTCGAGCATCATGCCGCAGAAGAAGAACCCCGACATCGCCGAGCTCGCCCGCGGCAAGTCGGGCCGGCTGATCGGCAACCTCGCGGGCCTGCTGGCCACCCTGAAGGCGCTGCCGCTGGCCTACAACCGCGACCTGCAGGAGGACAAGGAGCCGGTCCTCGACTCGGTCACGACGCTGGAGGTGCTGCTGCCGGCCTTCACGGGCCAGGTCGCGACGCTGGTCTTCGACACCGCGCGCATGGCCGAGCTGGCGCCCCAGGGCTTCTCGCTCGCCACCGACGTCGCCGAGTGGCTGGTCCGCGAGGGGGTGCCGTTCCGGGAGGCGCACGAGCTGGCCGGCGCGTGCGTCCGGGTGTGCGAGCAGCGGGGGACCGAGCTCGCCGACCTGACCGACGACGACTTCGCCGCCATCGACCCGCGGCTGGGGCCGGGGGTGCGTGAGGTGCTGACCGTGGAGGGCTCGGTCGCGAGCCGTGACGGTCGCGGCGGCACGGCTCCGGACCGCGTGCGCGAGCAGCTCGCCGAGCTGCGCGCCACGGTGGCCGACCACCGGACCTGGATCGGGTGA